The proteins below are encoded in one region of Solidesulfovibrio sp.:
- a CDS encoding FAD-dependent oxidoreductase produces MGSNAILVVGGGFSGITAALEAAEVGHEVYIVEKQPFLGGRVMQLNKYFPKLCPPSCGLEIQFQRIKNNKNVKFFTLAEVTKVTGKAGDYEVTVKIKPRYVEPGSVDLSETAKKLSKDVKSEFELGLGERKALYMDVPFAFPSRYVLDKERCTKEDLEALSGADVINLDDAPKEIVLTVGSIVYATGWKPYDVTRLTNLGAGDIPNCVTNMQLERLASPSGPTCGRIVRPSDGKAPRSVAFVQCAGSRDENHLNYCSYICCMASLKQAAYVREAFPDARVTIYYIDLRTPGRYDNFAKRILADDRINAVKGKVAAVAEDAGSGDVILTVEDAVSGIKSDNRFELVVLATGMQPSISGERLPVDVPVDEMGFIVGGEEKGIFAAGCAATPLDVMKSAQSATGAAMKAIAMVRGR; encoded by the coding sequence ATGGGAAGCAACGCGATACTGGTCGTCGGCGGCGGCTTCAGCGGCATCACCGCCGCGCTCGAAGCCGCGGAAGTCGGCCACGAGGTCTACATCGTCGAGAAACAGCCGTTTCTCGGCGGCCGGGTGATGCAGCTCAACAAATATTTCCCCAAGCTGTGCCCCCCGTCCTGCGGTCTGGAAATCCAGTTCCAGCGCATCAAAAACAATAAGAATGTCAAGTTTTTCACCTTGGCCGAAGTGACCAAGGTCACGGGCAAGGCCGGCGACTACGAAGTCACGGTGAAGATCAAGCCTCGCTACGTCGAACCCGGCAGCGTCGATCTTTCCGAGACCGCCAAGAAGCTCTCCAAGGACGTCAAAAGCGAGTTCGAGCTTGGCCTGGGCGAGCGCAAGGCCCTGTACATGGACGTTCCCTTCGCCTTCCCCAGCCGCTACGTCCTGGACAAGGAACGCTGCACCAAGGAAGACCTGGAAGCCCTGTCCGGCGCCGACGTGATCAACCTCGACGACGCCCCCAAGGAAATCGTCCTGACGGTCGGCTCCATCGTCTACGCCACCGGCTGGAAGCCCTACGATGTCACCCGCCTGACCAACCTCGGCGCCGGGGACATCCCCAACTGCGTCACCAACATGCAGCTCGAACGCCTGGCTTCGCCGAGCGGACCCACCTGCGGCAGGATCGTGCGGCCCTCGGACGGCAAGGCACCGCGCTCCGTGGCTTTCGTGCAGTGCGCCGGCTCGCGCGACGAAAATCACCTCAACTACTGCTCGTATATCTGCTGCATGGCCTCGCTCAAGCAGGCGGCCTACGTCCGCGAAGCTTTTCCCGACGCCCGCGTGACCATCTACTACATCGACCTGCGCACCCCGGGCCGCTACGACAACTTCGCCAAGCGCATCCTGGCCGATGACCGTATCAACGCGGTCAAGGGCAAGGTGGCCGCCGTGGCCGAGGACGCCGGGTCCGGCGACGTCATCCTGACCGTGGAAGACGCGGTTTCGGGCATCAAATCCGACAACCGCTTCGAACTGGTGGTGCTGGCCACCGGCATGCAGCCGAGCATCAGCGGCGAGCGCCTGCCGGTGGACGTGCCCGTGGACGAGATGGGCTTCATCGTGGGCGGCGAGGAGAAAGGCATATTCGCCGCCGGTTGCGCCGCCACGCCCCTTGACGTCATGAAGTCGGCCCAGTCCGCGACCGGCGCGGCCATGAAAGCAATTGCCATGGTGAGAGGGAGGTAG